The proteins below are encoded in one region of Lactuca sativa cultivar Salinas chromosome 3, Lsat_Salinas_v11, whole genome shotgun sequence:
- the LOC111891141 gene encoding V-type proton ATPase subunit D — protein MAGQSQRLNVVPTVTMLAVVKARLTGATRGHALLKKKSDALTVQFRQILKKIVNTKESMGTVMKSSSFALTEAKYVAGENIKHIVLENVQTATVRVRSRQENVAGVKLPKFEYFTEGEMTKNDLTGLARGGQQIQGSRVAYLKAIEVLVELASLQTSFLTLDVAIKTTNRRVNALENVVKPRLENTVTYIKGELDELEREDFFRLKKIQGYKKREIEKKEEAAKKIVVSSRRGGTLSSASSWSKRKDEDIIF, from the coding sequence ATGGCAGGCCAAAGCCAGAGATTGAATGTTGTTCCAACAGTTACAATGCTTGCAGTTGTGAAAGCTCGGCTCACTGGTGCAACAAGAGGCCATGCTCTTTTAAAGAAGAAGAGTGATGCTTTAACTGTTCAATTTCGCCAAATTCTCAAGAAAATTGTGAACACAAAGGAATCAATGGGAACAGTTATGAAATCTTCTTCATTTGCACTAACTGAAGCAAAGTATGTTGCAGGAGAAAACATCAAACACATTGTCTTAGAAAATGTCCAAACTGCCACTGTTAGGGTTCGTTCACGCCAAGAGAATGTTGCAGGTGTTAAGTTACCAAAATTTGAGTATTTCACAGAAGGTGAAATGACCAAAAACGACCTCACTGGACTTGCAAGAGGAGGACAACAAATACAAGGATCACGTGTTGCTTATCTGAAAGCCATTGAAGTTCTTGTTGAGCTTGCATCTCTTCAAACATCATTTCTGACCCTTGATGTGGCAATCAAGACCACGAATCGTAGGGTTAATGCTTTGGAGAATGTTGTGAAGCCAAGACTGGAGAACACTGTGACATATATTAAAGGAGAGTTGGATGAACTCGAAAGGGAAGATTTTTTTAGACTAAAGAAGATTCAAGGGTATAAAAAGAGAGAGATTGAAAAGAAAGAAGAAGCTGCTAAAAAGATTGTTGTTTCTTCAAGGAGAGGAGGGACACTTTCATCAGCTAGTAGTTGGTCTAAAAGGAAAGATGAAGACATCATTTTTTGA
- the LOC111891140 gene encoding WRKY transcription factor 72A: protein MAASSSMEKSMFSFFKVNEEHDDQTIVSKTSAQDVEMGQVRQENQKLKHTLSMVLKDYNSLQTHYNDFFQQEIPKNTKNLVTNQEGDHGNELISLSLGTLSSYKQKDSQQKVNCFSKTKDGGDEQELKLGLGCEFDMKKDEKTQNLEPPVHNLKSERREDNDLLDQIPLKKARVSVKVVCDTQTMNDGCQWRKYGQKIAKGNPCPRAYYRCTVSSSCPVRKHVQRCAEDRSVLITTYEGTHNHPLSVSATAMASTTSAAASMLKSTSSTSQPGLTTTATSTSSSTATFSGHHGTTYNSRPPHQYPFYLPNTTISTYQSHPTITLDLTTNPHFYKSTSSNFLRTQPRFSSSSCLNFSSPTSSSSSSMESNYKNPINFSYLGRQTSYETLYQNPSNDNFQSKSNSSNHSPETIAAATKALTANPSFRSALAASITSLVRNVGGGARI from the exons ATGGCAGCTAGCTCGAGCATGGAGAAATCTATGTTTAGTTTCTTTAAGGTCAATGAAGAACATGATgatcaaaccatagtctcaaaAACCTCAGCACAG GATGTTGAGATGGGTCAAGTTAGACAAGAGAATCAAAAGCTAAAACATACATTATCTATGGTTTTGAAGGATTATAATTCGTTGCAAACGCATTATAACGATTTTTTCCAACAAGAAATTCCCAAAAATACTAAAAATCTGGTTACCAATCAAGAAGGTGATCATGGAAATGAACTTATTTCcttaagccttggaacactttcAAGTTATAAACAGAAGGATAGTCAGCAGAAGGTGAATTGCTTCAGTAAAACCAAAGATGGTGGTGATGAACAAGAACTCAAATTAGGGTTAGGCTGTGAATTTGACATGAAGAAAGATGAAAAAACACAGAATTTGGAACCACCTGTTCATAATTTGAAAAGTGAGAGAAGAGAGGATAATGATCTTTTAGATCAAATTCCTTTGAAGAAAGCTAGGGTTTCTGTTAAAGTTGTATGTGACACCCAAACG ATGAATGATGGATGTCAATGGAGGAAATATGGGCAGAAAATAGCGAAAGGAAATCCATGCCCTCGAGCATATTACAGATGCACGGTGTCTTCATCTTGCCCAGTCAGAAAACAT GTACAAAGATGTGCCGAGGATAGATCCGTACTAATCACCACCTACGAAGGAACTCACAATCACCCACTTTCAGTATCCGCAACGGCAATGGCTTCCACCACTTCCGCCGCCGCCTCAATGTTAAAATCCACCTCATCAACCTCACAACCAGGTCTCACCACCACtgccacctccacctcctcctcaacCGCCACCTTCTCCGGCCACCATGGCACAACCTACAATTCAAGGCCACCTCATCAATACCCATTTTACCTACCAAACACCACAATCTCCACCTACCAATCACACCCAACTATCACCCTTGATCTCACAACAAATCCTCATTTCTACAAATCAACTTCATCAAACTTTTTAAGAACTCAACCAAGGTTTTCTTCTTCATCATGTCTTAACTTCTCTTCACcgacttcatcttcttcttcttccatggAATCAAACTACAAGAATCCTATTAATTTTTCATATCTTGGGAGACAAACATCTTATGAAACCCtttatcaaaacccatcaaacgATAATTTCCAGAGTAAATCAAATTCTTCAAATCATTCACCGGAGACAATTGCAGCCGCCACAAAAGCTTTGACTGCAAACCCGTCTTTCCGGTCAGCATTAGCGGCATCGATTACATCACTTGTCAGAAATGTCGGGGGTGGGGCCCGAATCTAA